From Rutidosis leptorrhynchoides isolate AG116_Rl617_1_P2 chromosome 3, CSIRO_AGI_Rlap_v1, whole genome shotgun sequence, a single genomic window includes:
- the LOC139900815 gene encoding uncharacterized protein, whose amino-acid sequence MKFLSVNIRGFKKNGKVNWYRGMITSNNPVVAAIQDTKRRYVKDKWVENLWGSHNVEYVVKYAVGRSGGLLLICYSNIFKVNQVAEGDHLFVIKGTLSNYDTEIVVVNVYGPHCDEKKKKLWTELNRLLQFDNVAWVLCGDFNEVRSSAERENTNFIARRANLFNEFIHNNSLIEVPLMGKKYTRISDDGTQFSKLDHFLVSENFATLWDDLYVAALDRNLSDHTPLLLKNPFVYLTHG is encoded by the coding sequence ATGAAGTTCCTTTCAGTTAACATTCGTGGTTTCAAAAAAAATGGCAAGGTTAATTGGTATAGGGGTATGATTACGAGTAACAATCCAGTGGTTGCGGCTATTCAGGATACTAAACGCAGGTATGTTAAAGACAAATGGGTTGAGAATCTTTGGGGTTCACACAACGTTGAATATGTGGTAAAATATGCGGTTGGCAGATCCGGGGGACTACTTCTAATATGCTACTCCAACATCTTCAAAGTGAATCAAGTAGCTGAAGGCGATCACTTATTTGTAATAAAAGGTACTCTTTCAAACTATGACACTGAAATTGTAGTGGTGAATGTGTATGGGCCCCATTGCGATGAGAAAAAGAAGAAACTGTGGACCGAACTAAACAGACTCCTTCAATTCGATAATGTAGCTTGGGTTTTGTGTGGCGATTTTAATGAGGTAAGATCTAGTGCTGAACGAGAAAATACCAACTTTATTGCTAGAAGGGCCAATTTATTCAATGAGTTTATTCATAACAACAGTCTCATTGAAGTTCCTCTAATGGGTAAGAAGTATACTAGAATCAGTGACGATGGAACCCAATTTAGTAAACTTGACCATTTTCTGGTTTCGGAAAATTTTGCAACGCTTTGGGATGATCTTTATGTGGCGGCCCTGGATAGAAACTTATCTGATCACACTCCTTTATTGCTAAAAAACCCATTCGTATATTTGACTCATGGTTAG